The genomic segment CTCCGGGCATGCCGCCAGCGGCCGCGCCCTTCTTCTCGGGCTTGTCGGCGATCATCGCCTCGGTAGTGAGCAGCAGGCCCGCCACGCTCGCTGCGTTCTGCAGCGCGCAGCGCACGACCTTGGTCGGGTCGATCACGCCGGCCTTCAGCAGGTCGCCGTACTGCTCGGTCGCCGCGTTGAAGCCGTACGCGCCCTTCTCGTTGCGGACGCGCTCGACCACCACGGAGCCCTCGTGGCCGGCGTTCTCGGCGATCCGCCGCAGCGGCGCCTCGATCGCGCGGCGCACGATCGCGACTCCCGCGCGCTGGTCGTCCGAGATCCCCTGCTCGACCTTCGACAGCACGCCCTGCGCGCGGAGCAGCGCGACGCCGCCGCCGGGCACGATGCCCTCCTCGATCGCCGCGCGGGTCGCGTGCAGCGCGTCCTCGACGCGCGCCTTCTTCTCCTTCATCTCGGCCTCGGTCGCCGCGCCGACGCGCACGATCGCGACGCCGCCCGCGAGCTTGGCCAGGCGCTCCTGCAGCTTCTCCTTGTCGTAGTCCGAGGTGGTGTCCTCGATCTGCTTGCGCATCTGGTTGCAGCGGCCCTCGATGTCCTTCTTCGCGCCGGCGCCGCCCACGATCGTCGTGTTGTCCTTGTCGATCGTGACCTTCTTCGCGCGGCCCAGATCCTTCAGCGTCAGGCTCTCGAGCTTGATGCCGAGCTCCTCCGCGACCAGCCGTCCGCCGGTCAGGATCGCGATGTCCTCGAGCATCGCCTTGCGGCGATCGCCGAAGCCGGGCGCCTTCACCGCCGCCGTGTGCAGCGTGCCGCGGATCTTGTTCACGACCAGGGTCGCGAGCGCCTCGCCCTCGATCTCCTCGGCCACGATCAGCAGCTGCTCACCGCTCTTCGCCACCTGCTCGAGCAGGGGCAGAAGGTCCTTCATGCTCGAGATCTTCTTCTCGTGCAGGAGGATGCGCGGGTTCTCGAGCTCGACCGTCATGCGGTCGGGGTTGGTCACGAAGTAGGGCGAGAGGTAGCCGCGGTCGAACTGCATGCCCTCGACGGTCTCGAGCTCGGTCGTCATCGACTTCGCTTCCTCGACCGTGATCACGCCTTCCTTGCCGACCTTCTGCATGGCCTCGGCCAGGATCTTGCCGATCGACTCGTCCGAGTTCGCCGAGATCGTGCCGACCTGAGCGATTTCATCGGAGTTGCGCGTCGGCTTCGAGATGTTCTTCAGCTCCTCGACGATCGCGGCCACGGCCTTGTCGATGCCGCGCTTGAGCTCCATCGGCGAGGACCCGGCCGCCACGAGCTTCGTGCCTTCCTTGAAGATCGCCTGCGCGAGCACGGTCGCGGTGGTGGTTCCGTCGCCCGCGACGTCGGAGGTCTTGCTCGCGACCTCCTTCACCATCTGGGCGCCCATGTTCTCGTACTTGCCCTCGAGCTCGATCGCCTTGGCCACCGTCACGCCGTCCTTGGTGACGGTCGGCGAGCCGAAGCTCTTCTCGATGATGACGTTTCGCCCCTTGGGACCGAGCGTCACCGCGACGGCCTGGGCCATCGTGTTCACGCCATCGAGGAGCCGGGCGCGGGCCTCCTCGTCGAAGCAGATCATCTTTGCGGACATCGATTCGCTCTCCTATTCCAGAATCGCGAGGACGTCTTCCTCGCGAACGATCAAGTGTTCGTCGCCGTCGATCTTCACATCGCTGCCGCCATACTTGCTGAACAGGATGCGATCTCCGGGCTTCACGCCCATCGGCTGACGCTTGCCGTCGTCGCCGATCTTCCCGGCTCCCACGGCCACGACCTTGCCCTCCTGGGGCTTCTCCTTGGCGGTGTCGGGGATGATGATGCCACCGGCGGTCTTCGTCTCGGCGTCGAGGCGCTGGACGAGGATCCGGTCATGCAGGGGCCGAACCTTCACGGTCACTCTCCTTGGCTTGGTTGTAAGACGCGTGCCTTGGCTAGGAACTGCCCGCTCGGCTGTCAAGCCGACCGCGGGATTCTGTTACCCTCCGGCCCGCCCCCAGGAAGGAACCTGCCATCCCGCGGATCGTGACCAGGGTCGCTAGCGTCGGCGCGGAGCTCTGGGCGGCCCTCGGGAGCCTGGCCCGCGGCCGAGCCTCGGCGCGGGAGCTCGCGCTCCTGTACCTGGGACTGCTCTTCGCGGCGGTCGCGCTGGGCGCGCTGCGCTGGCCGATCGTCGCGGTCGACACCGACCTCTGGTACCACCTGAACGCCGGGCGGCAGATCGCGGCGAACGGCGCGATTCCGAGCTCGGCCTTCTTCTCGTTCCTGCGCCCGACCCCGTCCTGGCTCGACTACTACTGGCTGACCCAGCTCGGCCTGTACGGGGTGCATGCGCTGGGCGGGCCCGTGGGGCTGGTTCTGCTGCGGGCGGTGCTGGCGCTGGTCACGCTGGGGTTCGCGCTCGCGCTGCTTCGCGCGGATCGCGCGCCCGAGAGCCTGCCCTGGGGGGCGTTCGTCTTCACGCTGGCCGGGCTCTACGTGCTGGAGCGCTTCACCGCGATCCGCCCGCACGCCGCGAGCTACCTGCTGATCGCGGTCTTCCTGTACCTGCTCGAGTCGCGCCGCGCGCTCTGGGCGCTGCCGGGGCTCGCGATCGCCTGGGTGAACCTGCACGGGATCGAGTACCCGGTGATGGAGCTGATCCTCGGCGCGTATCTGGCCGAAGCGCTGCTCGCGCGGGTCGGAGCGGCGCCCGAGACGCGGGCCGCGACGCCGCGCGCGCTGGTTCCGGTTCTGCTCGCGATGCTCTGCGTGCTCGCGACGCCCCACGGCCTGTCACTTCTGGCGACGCCGTTTACAGAGGTCTCGTTCGCGGGGCAGTACATCGAGGAGCTGCGGCCGGTCGACCCGGCGTCGCTCTTCCTGCTCTCGCAGACCGGGCTGCTCGTCACGCAGACCACGCTGCGCAGCCTGCTGCTTCTGCTCGCGGCGGCGGCGTGTCTGGCCAGCCTGCGCCGCGCGACGCTTCGGCCCGCACACCTGCTGCTTCTCGCGGGCGGATCGGTGCTGCTGCTGCGCATGCAGCGCTTCTCGATCGAGTTCGTGCTGCTCGCGCTCCCGCTGCTCGGCGCGTTCCGGCCGCCGACGCTCTCGCTCGGGGCGCTTCCGCGCTGGCTCGCGCTCGGGCTCGCCGCGCTTCTCGCGTGCCTGCCGTTTCGCTACCTCGCGGAAGTCCTCGACACGCGCTGCGCGTTTCCGCTCTGCGCGCGCGAGCTGCCGGACGGGGCGGTCGCGTTCCTCGACCGCGTCGGCGCGACCGGCGACGTGCTGAATCACCCCAACGACGGCGGCTACCTGGAGTGGGAGCTGTTTCCGCGCCAGAAGATCTTCGTCGATCTGCAGACGCCGTTCCTGTTTCCCGACGCGGCGATCTTCGCGGCGGACCAGGCGTTCCAGGATCCGGTCGTGTTCGGGTCGCTGGTCGCTTCGTACCGGCCGGGCTTTCTCGTCGTGCCCCGCGAGATGCGCGGCTTTCCCGCGATCGCCGCGGGCTTTCCCGACTACGCGCCGGTCTTCGTCGACGACGCGAGCGTGCTGTTCGCCAGCCAATCGCAGAATCCCGAGCTGGTCGAGCGCTACCGGCTGCGCGAGATCGATCCCTTCGCGCTCGACGTGGTCGGCCCGCTCGAGGACCCGAACACGCTCTCGCGCGCGGCGGTCGAGCTGCGTCGCATGAGCGAGATCCACCCGGGGGGAGGGCGCGTGGGGATCTTCGAGGGCGTGATCGCGCTCGAGCGCGGCGACACCGACACCGCTCTGCGTCGCGCGGCCGAGCTCGCGGCGATCCACGGCGATCGACCCGAGCCGGACCGCCTGCGCGCGGACGCGCTGTACCGCGCCCGCCGCTTCGCCGAGGCCGCGGACGCGTACCGGCAGGCGATCTCGCGTCTGGGCAGCGATCCCGGCGCGAATTCGCAGCGGCCGTACCTGGAGGGGCAGCTCTGGGGCTCGCTGGTCGAGCTCGGCCGATTCGAGGAGGCCTGGCGCGCCGCGCGCCGCGCGATCCCCGACATCTACGCGCCGGGCATCGGCGCGAAGCAGCTCGGGGCGCTCGGCCGGGTCGCGCTGCAGAGCGGGCGGACGCACGAGGGGCGGCAGCTGCTCGAGTTCGCGCTGCAGAAGACGCCGCCGGAGGACGCGTCCTATCGCGCCTGGATCGAGCAGCAGCTCGCGGCGAGTGCGGGGGCGCCTTGAGCCCGTCGTCGGCCGCGCCTCCGCTCCGCATCGCGCTGCTCTCCGGGATGATCCTGGTGCTGGAGCTCGCGTTCATCCGCCAGGTCCCCGCCGAGGTCCGCGCGATCTCGTACTTCACGAACCTGATGTTCACCGCGGGATTCTCGGGGATGGGCCTCGGCTGCATCCTGCAGCGGCAGCGCTCGCTCGCGCCCGCGCTTCCGCTCGGCCTCCTGCTCGTCTTCGGCTTCATCCTGCTCGGCCGCGGCATCGTGATCCACGCCGACGCCGCACACGTGCACTACTTCCTGCAGTACCCGGAGCTGCAGGGGCGGGCGCGGGAGCTCGCGCTGTTTCCCGCCGCCGCGGCGGTGTTCGTGTTCGCGGCGATCCCGTTCGTCGCGCTCGGGCAGGCGCTGGCGCGCGCGATGGACGAGCACTCGCGGCTGGTCGCGTATGGCTGGGATCTGGCGGGCAGCCTCGCGGGCACGCTGGTCTTCGCCGCGAGCTCCGGGCTGCAGCTGCCGCCGTGGATCTGGCCGATCGCGGTCGGCTTCGCCTGGGCGCTCGTCTTCGAGCGCGCGGTCTTGCGCCGGGCGCTCTTCGCGCTCGCCGGGCTGCCGTTCCTGTACTTCGCGTTCTCCGCGCAGGAGTCGGCCTGGAGCCCGTACTACTACGTGCAGCACGAGAAGAGCGCCGAAGGCCTGCGCGTGTACGTGAACTCGAGCTTCCACCAGCTCGCGATCGACTGGAGCGACGACTCGCCCGAGGCGCGCGGGCTGCAGAAAGTCATGCTGAAGCGCTTCGGCGTGCCATACGACGTGTACCGCGACATGCACGACGGCCGCGCGCCGCGAAAGGTGCTCGTGCTCGGCGCCGGCACCGGCAACGACGTGCAGGTCGCGCTGCTGAACCAGGCCGAGGAGGTCGTCGCGGTCGAGATCGATCCGGTGATCCTCTCGCTCGGCCGCGAGCGCAATCCCGCGCGACCGTACGCCGACCCGCGCGTGCGAGCCGTGGTCGACGACGCGCGCCACTTCTTGCGCACCAGCGGCGAGCGCTTCGACCTGATCGTCTTCGGCACGCTCGACTCGCAGGTGCTGCTCAGCAGCTCGGCGAACCTGCGCCTGGAGAACTACGTGTACACGCGCGAGGCGCTCGCGGACGCGCGCAACCTGCTCGCGGATCGCGGCGTGGTCGGGCTGTACTACTCGGTGTTCCAGCCCTGGCTCTACGAGCGGATCTTCGCCACGGTGCGCCAGGCGTTCGGCGACCAGTCGATGCTGATCTTCGACCGCGAGAGCTTCCTGTTCAACACGGTGATCGTCGCGACGAAGGGCGAGAACACCTTCACCGGGCACTCCGAGATCCTGGCGCGCTACGGCCACGGGCTCCCCGCGAGCGACGACTGGCCGTTCGTCTATCTGGAGCGCCCGACGATCGCGCCGGTGTACCTGAAGCTCGCCGCGGTGGTCGCGGGCGTGATGCTGCTAGCCTTCGCGCTGCTGCGCCGGCTGCACCCGGTTCGCGGCATGCACGCGGAGTTCCTGCTGCTCGGCGTAGGCTTCACGCTGGTCGAGTCGAGCTCGATCGTGCGGCTCGCGCTGCTGTTCGGCTCGACCTGGACCGTGAACGTGGTCGTCTTCGCTTCGGTTCTGCTCACGGTCTTCCTGGCGAACCTGAGCGTGCTCCGGAAGATCGCGCCGCCGCTCGGCCTGGCCTGGGCGGGCCTGTTCGCGTCGATCGCCCTCAACTACGCGTTTCCGCTGCCGCTGCTCTTCGAGCTCGGCGCGGGCGCGCGCGCGCTCGCCTGCGCGGGGCTGATCGGGCTGCCGGTCTACTGCGCGGGAATCTGCTTCAGCCGGCTCTTCGAGCGCCAGCCGGTCACGGGCTACCCGCTCGGCATCAACCTGATCGGAGCGATGGGCGGCGGGCTGCTGGAGTACGCCTCGATGGCGATCGGAATGCGCGGCATCTGGCTCGTGGCGCTGGCGATCTACGGGCTCGCGCTCGCAGCCTCGCGGCTCTCGGCGCGGCGCGCCTGAGACCGCTTCTAGAGCGCGTCCTCGCCTCGTTCGCCGGTGCGGATGCGAACCGCCTCGAGCACCGGCGACATGAAGATCTTGCCGTCGCCGATGCGCCCGGTGTTCGCCGCCTTGCGGATCGTCTCGACGACCAGGTCGGCGCGCCCGTCCGAGACCACGACCTCGAGCTCGATCTTCGGCAGCAGGTCGACCACGTACTCCGCGCCTCGGTACAGCTCGGTGTGGCCTTTCTGACGGCCGAAGCCCCGAACTTCCGAAACGGTCATTCCCTCGATCCCGATCTTGGTCAGCGCGTCGCGCACCTCGTCGAGCTTGAAGGGCTTGATCACGGCCTTGATCATCTTCACGGCGATACTCCTTGCGTTCCCTGGTGGAGATTCAGGCGTGTCGCGTCTGGGCAGATGCAGCGTAGCCTTCCCCCGCGAGAGGGGAAGCCGCGCTGCCGCCGCCGATGCTCGAGCCAGAGCCGAGAGAGTATGCGCTCTCGCTGTGCTGCGAAACGTCCAGGCCCTCGTACTCGTCCTCGTCCGCGACCCGCAGGCCGAGCGTGAGCTTCAGCCCGTAGAGGATCACGAACGTGAGCGCCGGGGCATACACCGCCGTGAACCCGATCGATTTCAGCTGCACCATCACCTGCTGCGCGTTCGTCTCGATCCCGCTGCCGAGCGACGTGGCGAACAGGCCCGTCGCCAGCGCCCCCCAGGTGCCGCCCAGCCCGTGCACGCCGAACGC from the Deltaproteobacteria bacterium genome contains:
- the groL gene encoding chaperonin GroEL encodes the protein MSAKMICFDEEARARLLDGVNTMAQAVAVTLGPKGRNVIIEKSFGSPTVTKDGVTVAKAIELEGKYENMGAQMVKEVASKTSDVAGDGTTTATVLAQAIFKEGTKLVAAGSSPMELKRGIDKAVAAIVEELKNISKPTRNSDEIAQVGTISANSDESIGKILAEAMQKVGKEGVITVEEAKSMTTELETVEGMQFDRGYLSPYFVTNPDRMTVELENPRILLHEKKISSMKDLLPLLEQVAKSGEQLLIVAEEIEGEALATLVVNKIRGTLHTAAVKAPGFGDRRKAMLEDIAILTGGRLVAEELGIKLESLTLKDLGRAKKVTIDKDNTTIVGGAGAKKDIEGRCNQMRKQIEDTTSDYDKEKLQERLAKLAGGVAIVRVGAATEAEMKEKKARVEDALHATRAAIEEGIVPGGGVALLRAQGVLSKVEQGISDDQRAGVAIVRRAIEAPLRRIAENAGHEGSVVVERVRNEKGAYGFNAATEQYGDLLKAGVIDPTKVVRCALQNAASVAGLLLTTEAMIADKPEKKGAAAGGMPGGMGGMGGMDM
- a CDS encoding co-chaperone GroES; the protein is MKVRPLHDRILVQRLDAETKTAGGIIIPDTAKEKPQEGKVVAVGAGKIGDDGKRQPMGVKPGDRILFSKYGGSDVKIDGDEHLIVREEDVLAILE
- a CDS encoding P-II family nitrogen regulator, translating into MKMIKAVIKPFKLDEVRDALTKIGIEGMTVSEVRGFGRQKGHTELYRGAEYVVDLLPKIELEVVVSDGRADLVVETIRKAANTGRIGDGKIFMSPVLEAVRIRTGERGEDAL